The genome window GGCTGAATATCTATTATCTTCATGATCACTAATTCTTTTATTGAAATATTAAGCGGTGTATTACAAATTAGAGTACCCTAGAATACAGATAGCAAAAATTAAAACACCTAAACCTCCAAGTAAAATCTTAAATGGCTGATCAGCGTTTTTCCATTCTCCTTCTCTATACCCCCAGAAATTGCTAATGATTAGGGATAATCCTAACATCATCGGCCAGCCAATTACAGGCCCTAATGTACCCATCAATGCCGCTCCTTGTCCGTAAACACCCAGTGCAGCAAACCAGAAAAGACCAGCGATTACTGCCCATGTATATGCTTTTGTACTGTTAGGTGTAGAGAAGTCTCCCCATGAATTATTGGTCACTAACTTGTAGACAGCGAACAATAAATTCATTGCAAATGCACCAATCAATACTACAACCCAAGCCACTAAACTTGCATCTTTAGGATCTACGTTATATTTAGTTACTGCTAATTCTGCAACGGGTGCAGTATTGGAAAACCCAATATTTAAGAAAGCTGACAGAACACCACATGCTACTGCAATAGCTACTCCTGTCTGAATTGATTTCTTTGGTTTAGTTTCTACTTTTGGTGAAGCAACTAAAACATCACCATCTTCTTCTAACTCTTCTGATTCGATTGTTGCCTGTTGTTGTACTTTATCTCTTTTAACACCAGCAACAGCCGTAATTCCTACCCCTACTAATAACAATCCTACACCTACTAAAACAAGATTAAAGTTTTCAGGTAATGATTCCATCTGAAACATTGGAATTAACGATCCCATTGAAGCGGCTAATCCCATTACAATACCATATGTAATCGAGACTCCTGTGTATTCTACACTCACTCCAAAAAGTATACCTCCAATACCCCATAAGAAACCAAAAAGCATAGCCATTAGTAACACATTACTATCTGCTTCTCCTATAATGGTAAATGTCTCTGGAACTGCAATTAAAGCCCATGTAACTGGGAATAAAACCATAGCAACAAGTGCATGTACCACCCACCAATTTTCCCATTTCAAGGGAGAGATATGCTTCATACCTAATCCAAAAGTACCTTGGAAAAAGCTGGATAACAGGATCAATGTAATTGCTAGTATGTTCATTTATTTAGGTAGATTAATTTTGAAAAAATGAAAAAACAAAGAGTGACATTATCATATCACCCTTTGCACTGTGTTATTACAAATTATTCCAAATAACAGGCATAAAGACTGTCATTTCAGATTGTCCGCGATTGTTCCAGGTAAAGTATGGAACCATCTTTATTTTTGTTTCCTCAAATTCTGGTCTGTCAACTGTTGAGTACATGTCCTTTTTATCCTGATCCTTACGGATTAAGATTGGTGTTTCAATTGTTGCTACACCACCAAGAAAATCTTTATCGTAATTCACTTTTAATGGAGCTGCACCTTTGATATAAACATCAAGAATATTTACATCTTTTGGCAAGTCTGGAGTCTCTACACAATAAACTACAGGACCACGTTTTACAGCCACTTGGTTTCTTGCTTCTTCAACAAGTGGGTTTGCCTCTACCAACTTCACTTCCATTGGCATATCAATAGTGACAATATCACCTTTCTTCCACTTTCTGTTTACTATTGCAAACTCACCTTCAGTTACTTTGATATCCAACTCTTTATTATTGACCTTGATTGTTGTTCCTTCAGCCCATTTAGGAATACGCAACATCATATCGAAAGCCTCTTTTTTCGCCTTTTCTACGGTGATATTTACTTCTCCATCCCAAGGGTAATTAGATACTTGATTAAGAATCAAGTCCGAACCATCCTCTAATTGTGTCTTCAATCTGTTTCCACCGTATAAGTTAACAGCTACACCATTTTGTGATAAACTGTAGGCCCAATTCGATGATTTTGCAATAGTTCTTACAATGTTAGGAGGACAACAGAAACACTCAAGGTATGGCTCTCTTGTAGGTGTCTCTGTATTATGTTTTGTATAATCTCTAGATCCAGCCACCATTCTTAGTGGATTAGAATAGAAATAATCTTTGCCCTCTAATGAAATACCAGATAATCCACTGTTATATAACACTAGTTCCATGATGTCCGCATATTTCGACTCACCATGAATCCCCAACATTCTGTATGAGAACATTGAATTACACACATTTGCACAAGTTTCGTTATATGCCGTCATGTTCGGCATCATGTAGGCATCAATAAAGCCTTCTTCAATTTTATCTCTATGTGTAGACGCACCATAATGTGCTTGACCAACTGCACCTGTTACATACATTTTCTTTTCTGTAACATTACCCCACAATCTATCTAATGCATCTACTAATTCTTTTTCTCCAGTTTCTGATGCAACATCTGCAGCTCCTGCATAATAGTATAAAGCTAAAACGGCATGACCAACCGCCTCATCTGCTTCTCTAATCGCAACTCTTTCTTGCACCATATCACCAATAGGGTAGCCTTTAGTTTCATTCGTTTCAACTACAGGATATTTACCTCTATTATTGATGAATTGCTCTGCTAATTTTAGGTAGTTTTCATTTGAAGTTGTTCTATACATCTCAACTAGACCCATAATCTGAGTTTGATTGAAACCAAATCTTGCTAAACGCTCTTCGTTACTACCAAATGTTGCATATAAATAATCTGCATGTTTCTTTGCTACGTTCAAGAAGTTATCCTGACCAGTAACTCTATAGTGAATACAAGCAGAAGTTAGTAAGTGCCCTGAGTTATACATCTCATGGAACTTTCTATTTTCGTATCTATCTACGTTAGACCTTAATTGCACTTGAGTTTGAAGATATCCGTCATCCTCCTGTGCTTTTGCGATAATGTCTATGTAGCCATCAATTTCTTTTAACAGGTCTTTGTCTCCATTTTGGGCATATACATACATAGAAGCTTCTATCCACTTATAGAAATCTCCATCATGCCAGTGCATACCTTTATGCTTTCCTTCTTTTAAACCTGCTGCTATTTTGAAGTTGTTAAGTGCATGTCCCACATCACCAGTCAACACCTCTCCCATATAAGGGACCATAGAATTTTCAGCCACATCAAATTTGTCAGCCCAGAACCCTTCTGTCCATTTACAGTCTCCTATGTTGATACTCTTAAGATGAACATGAGGTGTTTTTTGCTGACCTAAAATTCCTTTTTCTTGTGCTGCAGAAATATTTGTTACTAATGCAGCGCAAGCCATAACGATCAATTTTTTCATAATAATAGATTGATTATTGCTTTATTATTATATCTAGTGCTATAAGCTTTGTTGTATATTACTACTAGTTTACAGTGTAAAATTACTAGCTGCTGCAGAGAATTTATTCTCAAAAATTATCCAATCACGGTAAAAAATTAGCATAAAAAAACTGACCCAAAATGGGCCAGTTTTACTCCTTCTTATTCTATAAGAACTTTCGAATTGAATAGATAATTAGTAGTTGTAACATGTAAAAGGTAAACACCCTTTAAATGCATAGTATGAAATGATTCTATTTTAACTTGAGATTTATTACTAAATGATTTTTCTAAAACAAGTTGTCCATGTAAGTCATATAACTGAACCATACCTTCTTCACTACTTGGTAAGGCAACATTTAAATCTTCTCCACGAACAGGGTTAGGATATACTTTAATCGATGAGCTTTCATCTATAACTGATGTCACTCTATTTGATGAAGAAGTATCATCCCAATTGAATTTTGTCGCATTCTGACTATTGCTTGTCGATGCAAACAATGGATTATTATTTAATGATTCATCCACCACTAAATACTTTCCATTTACTTTTCCTTTGATTAGTAGATAGTTATCAGAGACTTCGAATGTAA of Flammeovirga agarivorans contains these proteins:
- a CDS encoding glycoside hydrolase family 127 protein, whose protein sequence is MKKLIVMACAALVTNISAAQEKGILGQQKTPHVHLKSINIGDCKWTEGFWADKFDVAENSMVPYMGEVLTGDVGHALNNFKIAAGLKEGKHKGMHWHDGDFYKWIEASMYVYAQNGDKDLLKEIDGYIDIIAKAQEDDGYLQTQVQLRSNVDRYENRKFHEMYNSGHLLTSACIHYRVTGQDNFLNVAKKHADYLYATFGSNEERLARFGFNQTQIMGLVEMYRTTSNENYLKLAEQFINNRGKYPVVETNETKGYPIGDMVQERVAIREADEAVGHAVLALYYYAGAADVASETGEKELVDALDRLWGNVTEKKMYVTGAVGQAHYGASTHRDKIEEGFIDAYMMPNMTAYNETCANVCNSMFSYRMLGIHGESKYADIMELVLYNSGLSGISLEGKDYFYSNPLRMVAGSRDYTKHNTETPTREPYLECFCCPPNIVRTIAKSSNWAYSLSQNGVAVNLYGGNRLKTQLEDGSDLILNQVSNYPWDGEVNITVEKAKKEAFDMMLRIPKWAEGTTIKVNNKELDIKVTEGEFAIVNRKWKKGDIVTIDMPMEVKLVEANPLVEEARNQVAVKRGPVVYCVETPDLPKDVNILDVYIKGAAPLKVNYDKDFLGGVATIETPILIRKDQDKKDMYSTVDRPEFEETKIKMVPYFTWNNRGQSEMTVFMPVIWNNL
- a CDS encoding L-rhamnose/proton symporter RhaT, translated to MNILAITLILLSSFFQGTFGLGMKHISPLKWENWWVVHALVAMVLFPVTWALIAVPETFTIIGEADSNVLLMAMLFGFLWGIGGILFGVSVEYTGVSITYGIVMGLAASMGSLIPMFQMESLPENFNLVLVGVGLLLVGVGITAVAGVKRDKVQQQATIESEELEEDGDVLVASPKVETKPKKSIQTGVAIAVACGVLSAFLNIGFSNTAPVAELAVTKYNVDPKDASLVAWVVVLIGAFAMNLLFAVYKLVTNNSWGDFSTPNSTKAYTWAVIAGLFWFAALGVYGQGAALMGTLGPVIGWPMMLGLSLIISNFWGYREGEWKNADQPFKILLGGLGVLIFAICILGYSNL